In Gemmatimonadales bacterium, the following proteins share a genomic window:
- a CDS encoding thiamine pyrophosphate-dependent enzyme — MSASPTIPNTPLECLLRMHEEHYELEDYQKGVPRWCTGCGDNAILAAVQRLCRDEGLRPDKTVFVSGIGCSSRLPHYMSTYGFHGLHGRALPVAEGIRMARPDLDVFVSTGDGDCFSIGAAHWIHAVRYNMNMTVMVHDNHVYGLTKMQASPTTPRGLRTNTTPRGAYLEAMEPLPITLAVQNVSFVAQAADWIPELLYDILLAAYRHRGFSFIRIVQRCPEYLPHLLDPWVRDPQKVLLLHHARGLKISRPLASIYPRQLEHDPLDIHRAHQIAWETDPLPVGILYHNPDVPCYEDTRRSPDLRTVDLIRSGLEAELDQFTIWPRDEDTAETSDA, encoded by the coding sequence ATGAGCGCGAGCCCGACGATACCGAACACCCCCTTGGAGTGTCTGCTCCGGATGCACGAGGAGCACTACGAGCTGGAGGACTACCAGAAGGGCGTGCCGCGCTGGTGCACCGGCTGCGGCGACAACGCGATCCTGGCCGCGGTCCAGCGGCTCTGCCGGGACGAGGGGCTCCGCCCGGACAAGACGGTGTTCGTCTCGGGCATCGGCTGCTCCAGCCGCCTGCCCCACTACATGAGCACCTACGGGTTCCACGGGCTGCACGGCCGGGCGCTGCCGGTCGCGGAGGGCATCCGCATGGCCCGCCCCGACCTCGACGTCTTCGTCAGCACCGGCGACGGCGACTGCTTCAGCATCGGCGCGGCGCACTGGATCCACGCCGTGCGCTACAACATGAACATGACCGTGATGGTGCACGACAACCACGTCTACGGCCTCACCAAGATGCAGGCGTCGCCGACGACGCCGCGGGGCCTGCGGACCAACACGACGCCGCGGGGCGCGTACCTCGAGGCCATGGAGCCGCTGCCCATCACGCTCGCCGTGCAGAACGTCTCGTTCGTCGCGCAGGCGGCCGATTGGATCCCGGAACTCCTCTACGACATCCTGCTGGCGGCCTACCGGCACCGGGGGTTCTCCTTCATCCGGATCGTGCAGCGGTGCCCGGAGTACCTGCCGCACCTGCTGGATCCGTGGGTCCGCGACCCCCAGAAGGTCCTGCTGCTCCACCATGCGCGAGGTCTGAAGATCAGCCGGCCGCTGGCCTCGATCTACCCGCGCCAGCTGGAGCACGATCCCTTGGACATCCACCGCGCGCACCAGATCGCCTGGGAGACCGATCCGCTCCCCGTCGGCATCTTGTACCACAACCCCGACGTCCCCTGCTACGAGGACACGCGGCGGAGCCCGGACCTGCGCACGGTGGACCTGATCCGCAGCGGGCTCGAAGCGGAGCTGGACCAGTTCACCATCTGGCCCAGGGACGAGGACACCGCCGAGACCTCCGATGCGTGA
- a CDS encoding 2-oxoacid:acceptor oxidoreductase subunit alpha: MSTASARARTKQPRAQASGAGGEPPVTGVTEHIVEVISDSGEGAQRCGQSFGAIAARTGNGVWTVEIIPAEIQPPARSVAGASGNRIRLASRRVTNGGDEADLVVAFNEQVLLGRTRAGELKPGCIILLESMWREDPDEQIAAEYAQTVEGLVAAGYRVHEIPMEQECRKLVADPRRGKNMFVLGMLCRLYSLDLQLARDQVALTFRKKAASVVETNTRLVEAGYAWAGEHLRFRYHIPAVHVSEPQIVINGNHAMALGVIASGMEVCAMYPITPATSASHYLSEVFERVGGVVHQAEDEIAACTFAIGASYAGRCAVTITSGPGYSLKQEGIGLAVMGEIPLVVVNVQRGGPSTGQPTKGEQGDLLATIFGSHGDAPKIVMAASSIEDCFYSVIAARRIAETFNMVVVILSDANLATAQTPFPRPRFDEAWIAPPVDQSAVPPGLKPYDWDPTTGLARRFVPGQPGGAHTLTGLAHDELSHVAYDAEINQQGIRARSLKLAAFQRTLRPPTVVGAERGDLLVVGWGSTRGAIEEAVAGLQAEGHQVSSMHLRFLQPLPPGIKEILQRFGKVMTIEGNWCDRVEDEMINESNRRFSALALLLRSRYLIDVDCWSEVRGQPIKPGSARRAILERMERP; this comes from the coding sequence ATGAGCACGGCGTCAGCCCGGGCACGGACGAAGCAGCCGCGGGCGCAGGCCTCGGGGGCGGGCGGGGAGCCGCCGGTCACCGGCGTAACGGAGCACATCGTCGAGGTCATCAGCGATTCCGGCGAGGGCGCGCAACGCTGCGGCCAGTCATTCGGGGCGATCGCGGCGCGGACGGGCAACGGGGTCTGGACGGTCGAGATCATCCCGGCCGAGATCCAGCCGCCGGCCCGCAGCGTCGCGGGCGCCAGCGGCAACCGCATCCGGCTCGCCTCCCGGCGCGTCACGAACGGTGGCGACGAGGCCGATCTCGTCGTCGCGTTCAACGAGCAGGTGCTGCTCGGGCGGACCCGGGCCGGGGAGCTGAAGCCCGGCTGCATCATCCTCCTGGAGAGCATGTGGAGGGAGGACCCGGACGAGCAGATCGCGGCGGAGTACGCGCAGACCGTTGAGGGCCTCGTCGCGGCGGGATACCGCGTGCACGAGATCCCGATGGAGCAGGAGTGCCGCAAGCTCGTCGCCGACCCCCGGCGCGGCAAGAACATGTTCGTGCTCGGCATGCTGTGCCGCCTGTACAGCCTCGACCTCCAGTTGGCGCGCGACCAGGTCGCCCTAACGTTCCGGAAGAAGGCCGCGAGCGTCGTGGAGACGAATACTCGGCTGGTCGAGGCCGGGTACGCGTGGGCGGGCGAGCACCTGCGGTTCCGGTACCACATCCCGGCTGTTCACGTCTCCGAGCCGCAGATCGTGATCAACGGCAACCACGCGATGGCCCTCGGCGTCATCGCGTCGGGCATGGAAGTCTGCGCCATGTATCCCATCACGCCGGCCACGTCCGCGTCGCACTACCTCAGCGAGGTGTTCGAGCGGGTGGGCGGCGTGGTGCATCAGGCGGAGGACGAGATCGCCGCCTGCACGTTCGCCATCGGCGCCTCGTACGCGGGGCGCTGCGCGGTGACGATCACGTCCGGCCCGGGGTACTCGCTCAAGCAGGAGGGAATCGGCCTCGCCGTTATGGGCGAGATCCCGCTGGTGGTCGTGAACGTGCAGCGCGGCGGGCCCAGCACGGGCCAGCCCACGAAGGGCGAGCAGGGCGACCTCCTGGCGACGATCTTCGGCAGCCACGGGGACGCGCCGAAGATCGTGATGGCGGCGAGCTCGATCGAGGACTGCTTCTACTCGGTCATCGCCGCGCGCCGGATCGCCGAGACGTTCAACATGGTCGTGGTGATCCTCTCGGACGCCAACCTGGCGACGGCGCAGACGCCCTTCCCCCGGCCGCGGTTCGACGAGGCCTGGATCGCCCCTCCGGTGGACCAGAGCGCCGTCCCCCCGGGGCTCAAACCGTACGACTGGGATCCGACGACCGGCCTGGCGCGGCGGTTCGTGCCGGGCCAGCCGGGTGGCGCACACACGCTGACGGGCCTCGCCCACGACGAGTTGAGCCACGTCGCGTACGACGCCGAGATCAACCAGCAGGGGATCCGGGCCCGGAGCCTCAAGCTGGCGGCGTTCCAGCGGACGCTGCGGCCGCCGACGGTCGTCGGCGCCGAGCGCGGCGACCTCCTCGTCGTCGGCTGGGGGAGCACGCGGGGCGCGATCGAGGAGGCCGTCGCCGGCCTGCAGGCCGAGGGACACCAGGTGTCCTCGATGCACCTGCGGTTCCTCCAGCCGCTGCCGCCGGGGATCAAGGAGATCCTGCAGCGGTTCGGCAAGGTGATGACGATCGAAGGCAACTGGTGTGACCGCGTGGAGGACGAGATGATCAACGAGTCGAACCGGCGCTTCTCGGCGCTGGCGCTGCTGCTGCGGTCGCGCTACCTGATCGACGTGGACTGCTGGAGCGAGGTGCGGGGCCAGCCGATCAAGCCCGGCAGCGCCCGCCGCGCGATCCTCGAGAGGATGGAGCGGCCATGA